In a single window of the Streptomyces sp. NBC_00094 genome:
- a CDS encoding site-specific integrase, producing the protein MSMTNPCRIKGADRYDVPERPVLTVAEVYAVADAIQPHHRALVLLAAFTTLRFGELASLRRRDLDLTRSVVMVRRAQAELQNGTLADKTPKSAAGVRPVAFPAELVPELVHHLERFTGAGQDGHLFQGPRGGLLRRSNFRDDWTAARAKAGISGDVHFHDLRHTGNTLASSAGASTRELMTRMGHSTTRAALIYQHMTSDRDQHIAGKLGEMIRQARQDHKEGPSGT; encoded by the coding sequence ATGTCGATGACCAACCCGTGCCGGATCAAGGGCGCCGACCGCTACGACGTGCCCGAGCGGCCCGTCCTCACCGTGGCCGAGGTGTACGCCGTGGCCGACGCCATCCAGCCGCACCACCGCGCGCTCGTCCTCCTCGCCGCCTTCACCACGCTCCGCTTCGGCGAGCTGGCCTCACTCCGCCGCCGGGACCTCGACCTGACCCGCTCCGTGGTCATGGTCCGTCGCGCACAGGCCGAGCTTCAGAACGGCACCCTGGCCGACAAGACTCCGAAGTCCGCCGCCGGTGTCCGGCCCGTCGCCTTCCCTGCCGAACTCGTCCCCGAGCTCGTTCACCACCTGGAGCGCTTCACCGGGGCCGGGCAGGATGGCCATCTGTTTCAGGGTCCCCGCGGCGGACTCCTCCGACGGAGCAACTTCCGGGACGACTGGACCGCCGCCCGCGCCAAGGCCGGCATCTCCGGGGACGTGCACTTCCACGATCTCCGCCACACCGGGAACACCCTCGCCTCCAGCGCCGGAGCCAGCACGCGCGAGCTCATGACGCGGATGGGGCACAGCACAACCCGAGCCGCGCTGATCTACCAGCACATGACGAGCGACCGTGATCAGCACATCGCCGGGAAGCTCGGCGAGATGATCCGCCAGGCCCGCCAAGACCACAAGGAAGGGCCTTCTGGCACGTAG
- a CDS encoding nuclease-related domain-containing protein, whose amino-acid sequence MGDLTVSPWKRHGKDRLYVNLPNGDAVAWADRATKVVTIKNQKYQDEALALLSRHLGEGVIVGSTRAGAAAPVPAPRAQQPTPSARRRPSRPASLPPLSPIEDLADSRPGAGILRRMAEQGPSTAERWVAKLLRRSSDWDSWYTGLEGERRVGRELKRLAPLGWRTIHGIQKSNGGDIDHLLIGPGGVFSINTKTHRGASVWVGDTMAKVNSGKPHPYAAASKAEAEYVRGVLGRYCDSDVPVEPVLVFVGVERLQRAATQYSVRVYQEREVAALGPLAGKLTPEQVESVYAVARHRRAWLRT is encoded by the coding sequence ATGGGCGATCTAACGGTGAGTCCGTGGAAGCGGCATGGCAAGGATCGGCTCTATGTGAACCTGCCGAACGGGGACGCCGTCGCATGGGCAGACCGGGCGACCAAGGTCGTGACGATCAAGAATCAGAAGTATCAGGATGAGGCCTTAGCCCTCCTCAGCAGACATCTCGGTGAAGGCGTGATCGTCGGTTCCACGCGCGCCGGTGCTGCTGCACCGGTTCCTGCGCCTCGCGCTCAACAACCAACACCATCGGCTCGGAGACGTCCTTCACGGCCGGCATCCCTCCCGCCTCTCTCGCCCATTGAAGACCTGGCAGACAGCCGCCCTGGCGCTGGGATTCTCCGCCGGATGGCTGAGCAAGGACCTTCAACCGCCGAACGCTGGGTGGCCAAGCTGCTACGCCGGTCATCCGATTGGGACAGCTGGTACACCGGGCTTGAGGGGGAGCGGCGGGTCGGCCGAGAGCTGAAGCGTCTAGCCCCACTTGGCTGGCGGACCATCCACGGCATTCAGAAGAGCAATGGCGGCGACATCGATCACCTGTTGATTGGTCCGGGCGGCGTGTTCAGCATCAACACCAAGACCCACCGGGGTGCTTCGGTCTGGGTCGGCGACACGATGGCCAAGGTCAACAGCGGCAAGCCGCACCCCTATGCAGCCGCGAGCAAGGCTGAGGCCGAGTACGTGCGAGGGGTGTTGGGGCGGTACTGCGATTCCGACGTGCCCGTGGAGCCCGTCTTGGTGTTCGTCGGCGTTGAGCGCTTACAGCGCGCGGCAACCCAGTACAGCGTCCGCGTCTATCAGGAGCGTGAGGTTGCAGCTCTCGGCCCTCTCGCTGGCAAGCTCACGCCTGAGCAAGTGGAATCCGTGTACGCAGTCGCCCGTCACCGGCGAGCCTGGCTGAGGACGTGA
- a CDS encoding FAD-binding oxidoreductase: MSTVNGGISFWYAQEGAPAPREPLPGDTTADVCIVGGGYTGLWTAYYLKKAVPFLNITVLEAKFCGYGASGRNGGWLYNGIAGRARYARLHGHEAAVRLQQAMNATVDEVLDVCETEKIEADQHRGGVLEVALTPAQLARLKDFHATELTFGESDRELYGARETAARVRVTGAVGSSWTPHGARLHPVKLVKGLAAVVESLGVTIHESTPVTEIKPKHAITPYGTVRAPYVLRCTEGFTASLAGQRRTWLPMNSSMIATEPLTDAQWESIGWEGRETLGDMAHAYMYAQRTADGRIALGGRGVPYRYGSKTDNDGRTQPQSIEALREILVRFFPQLAGVRVDHAWSGVLGVPRDWCATVTLDRSTGLGWAGGYVGSGVATANLAARTLRDLIQQDSGQSGPTDLTALPWVNHKVRKWEPEPLRWLAVQTMYAAFRGADRRELTGHSAKTDQVAVLADKVTGRH, encoded by the coding sequence ATGAGTACGGTCAACGGCGGCATTTCGTTCTGGTACGCACAGGAGGGCGCCCCCGCGCCCCGCGAACCACTCCCCGGAGACACCACGGCGGACGTCTGCATCGTCGGCGGCGGCTACACAGGCCTGTGGACCGCCTACTACCTCAAGAAGGCCGTCCCCTTCCTCAACATCACGGTCCTCGAAGCGAAGTTCTGCGGCTACGGCGCCTCCGGACGGAACGGCGGCTGGCTCTACAACGGCATCGCGGGGCGCGCCCGCTACGCCAGGCTCCACGGCCACGAGGCGGCGGTCCGCCTGCAGCAGGCCATGAACGCCACGGTCGACGAGGTCCTGGACGTCTGCGAGACGGAGAAGATCGAGGCGGACCAGCACCGCGGAGGCGTCCTGGAAGTAGCCCTCACCCCGGCCCAACTAGCCCGCCTGAAGGACTTCCACGCCACCGAACTCACCTTCGGCGAATCGGACCGCGAACTCTACGGAGCCCGCGAGACCGCCGCCCGCGTGCGCGTGACCGGCGCGGTCGGCTCGTCGTGGACGCCGCACGGCGCCCGTCTGCACCCGGTGAAACTGGTCAAGGGCCTGGCAGCGGTCGTGGAGTCCCTCGGCGTGACGATCCACGAGTCGACCCCGGTCACGGAGATCAAGCCGAAGCACGCGATCACCCCGTACGGCACGGTCCGCGCCCCGTACGTCCTGCGATGCACGGAGGGCTTCACGGCCTCCCTCGCCGGCCAGCGCCGCACCTGGCTGCCCATGAACTCCTCCATGATCGCCACCGAGCCGCTCACGGACGCCCAGTGGGAGTCGATCGGCTGGGAGGGCCGCGAGACCCTCGGGGACATGGCGCACGCCTACATGTACGCGCAGCGCACGGCGGACGGCCGGATCGCGCTGGGCGGCCGGGGAGTCCCGTACCGCTACGGCTCGAAGACGGACAACGACGGCCGCACGCAGCCCCAGAGCATCGAGGCCCTCCGCGAGATCCTGGTCCGCTTCTTCCCCCAGCTCGCCGGCGTCCGGGTCGACCACGCCTGGTCCGGCGTCCTCGGCGTCCCGCGCGACTGGTGCGCCACGGTCACCCTGGACCGCTCGACGGGCCTGGGCTGGGCGGGCGGTTACGTCGGCTCGGGCGTCGCCACCGCCAACCTGGCGGCCCGCACCCTGCGCGACCTGATCCAGCAGGACTCGGGCCAGTCGGGCCCGACGGACCTCACGGCACTGCCCTGGGTGAACCACAAGGTCCGCAAGTGGGAACCCGAACCGCTGCGCTGGCTCGCGGTCCAGACGATGTACGCGGCGTTCCGAGGCGCGGACCGCCGCGAACTCACGGGCCACAGCGCGAAGACGGACCAGGTGGCGGTCCTCGCGGACAAGGTCACGGGCCGCCACTGA
- a CDS encoding aminoglycoside phosphotransferase family protein, which translates to MIHVPEELARSQAKCNGEAGRAFVAGLPGRAEEFLGRWGLEVTGPSMYGAASLVLPVRRVADGTRAALKMQLLDEETAGEPDGLRVWDGAGVVRLLDHDPGTGTMLLEWLDAARPLSSVAETSGVREALRIVAGLLARLVAVPAPPGLRTLGDIAAGMPAAVPEAAGRLGTEDAAVLRECAAAVRDVAGEPGDRLLHWDLHLDNVLAAEREPWLAIDPKPLAGDPGFELLPALMDRFDPDPGEALWRFDLLAEVVGDRRRAVAWTLGRVLQNGLWDVEDGEPELDAEQVALARILLARRA; encoded by the coding sequence GTGATTCACGTACCCGAGGAACTCGCGCGGTCGCAGGCGAAGTGCAACGGTGAGGCGGGGCGGGCGTTCGTCGCCGGGCTGCCGGGGCGGGCCGAGGAGTTCCTCGGCCGGTGGGGGCTGGAGGTCACCGGGCCCTCGATGTACGGCGCGGCCTCGCTGGTGCTGCCCGTGCGGCGGGTCGCCGACGGCACGCGTGCGGCGCTGAAGATGCAGCTCCTGGACGAGGAGACCGCCGGGGAGCCCGACGGTCTGCGGGTGTGGGACGGGGCGGGCGTCGTGCGGTTGCTCGACCATGACCCCGGGACCGGGACGATGCTCCTCGAGTGGCTCGACGCCGCCCGGCCGTTGTCCTCCGTCGCGGAGACCTCGGGCGTCCGGGAGGCCCTGCGGATCGTGGCGGGGCTGCTCGCCCGGCTCGTGGCGGTCCCCGCGCCCCCGGGGCTGCGGACGCTCGGTGACATCGCCGCCGGGATGCCGGCGGCGGTGCCGGAGGCGGCCGGCCGGCTCGGTACGGAGGACGCGGCCGTCCTGCGGGAGTGCGCCGCGGCCGTACGGGACGTGGCCGGCGAGCCGGGGGACCGGCTGCTGCACTGGGACCTCCACCTGGACAACGTCCTCGCGGCCGAACGCGAGCCCTGGCTGGCGATCGACCCCAAGCCCCTCGCCGGGGACCCGGGGTTCGAGCTCCTGCCGGCCCTGATGGACCGGTTCGATCCCGATCCGGGCGAGGCGCTGTGGCGGTTCGACCTGCTGGCCGAGGTCGTCGGGGACCGGCGGCGGGCGGTGGCGTGGACGCTCGGCCGCGTGCTGCAGAACGGGCTCTGGGACGTCGAGGACGGCGAACCGGAGCTGGACGCCGAACAGGTGGCGCTCGCGCGAATCCTGCTGGCCAGAAGGGCCTGA
- a CDS encoding GNAT family N-acetyltransferase: MIRTATPADVPVVFAMIRDLAEYEKALHEVRTTTDQLHEALFGAHPAAFAHIAETETGEVAGFALWFLNFSTWRGVHGIYLEDLYVRPEARGGGHGKALLRELARICVDRGYERLEWSVLNWNKPSIDFYESLGARPQDEWTVYRLTDGALAELGGAGVL, encoded by the coding sequence ATGATCCGTACCGCCACGCCCGCCGATGTCCCCGTCGTCTTCGCCATGATCCGCGACCTCGCGGAGTACGAGAAGGCCCTCCACGAGGTCCGTACGACCACGGACCAGCTCCACGAGGCCCTCTTCGGCGCCCACCCCGCCGCCTTCGCGCACATCGCGGAGACGGAGACCGGCGAGGTGGCCGGCTTCGCGCTCTGGTTCCTCAACTTCTCGACCTGGCGCGGGGTCCACGGCATCTACCTGGAGGACCTGTACGTCCGTCCGGAAGCGCGCGGCGGCGGCCACGGCAAGGCCCTGCTCCGTGAACTGGCCCGTATCTGCGTGGACCGCGGCTACGAGCGCCTGGAGTGGTCCGTCCTGAACTGGAACAAGCCGTCGATCGACTTCTACGAGTCCCTGGGCGCCCGCCCGCAGGACGAGTGGACGGTCTACCGCCTCACGGACGGGGCGCTGGCGGAGCTCGGCGGGGCGGGAGTTCTCTAG
- a CDS encoding zinc-binding dehydrogenase translates to MHAVRLHAFGPAENLTYEETADPVPAPGQVRVRVAAAGVHLLDTALRQGMTGPFPAPAALPTIPGREVAGTVDALGEGTDPSWLGTRVVAHLGMVPGGYAELAVTDADRLHALPDHLGEAEAVAMIGTGRTTLGILLFTELGPGSVAIVPAAAGGIGTLLVQYAKNAGATVVGLAGGPAKVALVEDNGADLAVDYKEPDWPEKVRAYLGGRTATVVFDSVGGDTGRAAVDLLGEGGQHLVFGWSGAGLHDGEPLTYTAEELAARGITSESVLGPVMIRKAGGDIRTLELAALAAAADRTLRPAVHRFPLADAAKAHRALEIRGTTGKVVLIP, encoded by the coding sequence ATGCACGCCGTCCGCCTCCACGCCTTCGGCCCGGCCGAGAACCTCACCTACGAGGAGACGGCCGACCCCGTACCGGCCCCCGGCCAGGTCCGCGTCCGCGTCGCGGCCGCCGGCGTGCACCTCCTCGACACCGCGCTCCGCCAGGGGATGACGGGCCCCTTCCCCGCCCCCGCCGCACTCCCCACGATCCCCGGCCGCGAGGTCGCCGGCACCGTCGACGCCCTCGGCGAGGGCACCGACCCGTCCTGGCTCGGCACGAGGGTCGTCGCCCACCTCGGCATGGTCCCCGGAGGGTACGCGGAGCTCGCCGTCACCGACGCGGACCGTCTGCACGCCCTGCCCGACCACCTCGGCGAGGCGGAGGCCGTCGCCATGATCGGCACCGGCCGCACGACCCTGGGCATCCTGCTGTTCACCGAACTCGGCCCCGGCTCGGTCGCGATCGTCCCGGCCGCCGCGGGCGGCATCGGCACCCTGCTCGTCCAGTACGCGAAGAACGCCGGCGCGACCGTCGTCGGCCTGGCCGGCGGCCCCGCGAAGGTCGCCCTCGTCGAGGACAACGGCGCCGACCTGGCCGTCGACTACAAGGAACCGGACTGGCCGGAGAAGGTCCGCGCGTACCTCGGCGGGCGCACCGCGACCGTCGTCTTCGACTCGGTCGGCGGCGACACCGGCCGCGCCGCCGTCGACCTGCTCGGCGAGGGCGGACAGCACCTCGTGTTCGGCTGGTCGGGCGCGGGCCTCCACGACGGCGAGCCGCTGACGTACACCGCGGAGGAACTCGCGGCCCGGGGCATCACCTCGGAGTCCGTCCTCGGCCCCGTCATGATCCGGAAGGCGGGCGGCGACATCCGCACCCTCGAACTCGCCGCCCTCGCCGCCGCGGCCGACCGCACGCTGCGCCCGGCCGTCCACCGCTTCCCCCTGGCGGACGCGGCGAAGGCCCACCGCGCCCTGGAGATCCGGGGCACGACGGGCAAGGTGGTCCTGATCCCGTAG
- a CDS encoding NAD(P)-binding protein: MRKLTIIGGGFAGLTAAITAAEAGAKVTVHEAHRTPGGRARTAEGPYGTNEGPHALYSGGPHWTWLKQRGLLGPLAPLPPAEALRLRFHRAGALRRTPPLGLLRQTLRGATQAPVDLDFRTWVTGLAGERTAREAAAYSAVALFHHDPGSLSARFVQERLHRAGSLPPEAHYIRGGWGQLIERMVARAWEMGVRIETSSRVDRLPLGEGPVVVATALPAAARLLGDPSLTWESGRTVLLDLALRTRKGDPFAVSDLDAPGWIERFTAQDPSLAPAGQQLVQAQLPIGPGESKADGVAHAERLLDRGFPGWRERTVWRRESVSQGRTGAVDRPGTTWRDRPAVDRGDGVYLVGDQVAAPGVLSEVSFTSAIEAVSLAVRAERLDLKHA, encoded by the coding sequence ATGCGCAAGCTCACGATCATCGGCGGCGGCTTCGCGGGGCTCACCGCGGCGATCACCGCCGCCGAGGCCGGCGCCAAGGTGACCGTGCACGAGGCCCACCGGACGCCCGGTGGCCGGGCCCGTACCGCCGAAGGCCCGTACGGCACCAACGAAGGCCCGCACGCCCTCTACAGCGGCGGCCCCCACTGGACCTGGCTCAAGCAGCGCGGCCTCCTCGGCCCGCTCGCCCCGCTGCCGCCCGCCGAGGCCCTCCGCCTCCGCTTCCACCGCGCCGGCGCCCTGCGCCGCACCCCGCCGCTCGGCCTGCTGCGCCAGACCCTCCGCGGCGCCACGCAGGCCCCCGTCGACCTCGACTTCCGCACCTGGGTCACCGGCCTCGCCGGCGAGCGGACCGCCCGTGAGGCCGCCGCCTACAGCGCGGTCGCCCTCTTCCACCACGACCCCGGCTCGCTCTCGGCCCGCTTCGTGCAGGAGCGCCTGCACCGGGCCGGCTCGCTGCCGCCCGAGGCCCACTACATCCGGGGCGGCTGGGGTCAGCTGATCGAGCGGATGGTCGCGCGCGCCTGGGAGATGGGCGTACGGATCGAGACCTCGTCCCGCGTCGACAGACTGCCGCTCGGCGAGGGACCGGTGGTCGTCGCCACCGCCCTGCCCGCCGCCGCCCGGCTCCTCGGCGACCCGTCACTGACCTGGGAAAGCGGCCGTACGGTCCTGCTCGACCTGGCGCTGCGGACCCGGAAGGGCGACCCGTTCGCCGTCTCGGACCTGGACGCGCCCGGCTGGATCGAGCGGTTCACGGCGCAGGACCCCTCGCTCGCCCCCGCCGGACAGCAGCTGGTCCAGGCCCAGCTGCCCATCGGCCCCGGCGAGTCCAAGGCGGACGGCGTCGCCCACGCGGAACGGCTCCTCGACCGCGGCTTCCCCGGCTGGCGCGAGCGGACGGTGTGGCGGCGGGAGTCCGTCTCCCAAGGCCGTACGGGAGCGGTGGACCGGCCCGGCACGACCTGGCGCGACCGGCCGGCGGTCGACCGGGGCGACGGCGTGTACCTGGTGGGCGACCAGGTGGCGGCGCCCGGAGTGCTGTCGGAGGTGTCGTTCACGAGCGCGATAGAGGCGGTGTCACTGGCCGTCCGCGCGGAGCGGCTTGACCTCAAGCACGCTTGA
- a CDS encoding pentapeptide repeat-containing protein has protein sequence MVAKRKNKVAGARRPEVRLPPLVAYEGGIEPDGDYDGLELTGLDLTGQSGAGARFLDCALRECGLDEARLTGARFLDSVLTGVRGVGTDLAGAQLRDVELVDARLGGAQLHGAVLERVVVRGGKSDYLNLRAAKLKDVVFEGCVLSEPDFGGAVLDRVEFVDCVLTGADFSGARLKDVDLRGVQRLEIARGVESLGGAVISTAQLLDLAPVLAARLGVRVEE, from the coding sequence ATGGTGGCGAAGAGGAAGAACAAGGTGGCGGGGGCGCGGCGGCCGGAGGTGCGGCTGCCTCCCCTGGTGGCGTATGAGGGCGGGATCGAGCCGGACGGTGACTACGACGGGCTCGAACTGACCGGGCTCGACCTGACGGGTCAGTCGGGGGCGGGCGCGCGGTTCCTGGACTGCGCGCTGCGGGAGTGCGGGCTCGACGAGGCGCGGCTCACGGGGGCGCGGTTCCTCGACTCGGTGCTGACCGGGGTACGGGGTGTGGGCACGGACCTGGCCGGGGCGCAGCTGCGGGACGTGGAGCTCGTGGACGCGCGGCTCGGCGGGGCGCAGCTGCACGGAGCGGTGCTGGAGAGAGTCGTGGTGCGGGGCGGGAAGAGCGACTACCTGAACCTGCGGGCGGCGAAGCTGAAGGACGTCGTCTTCGAGGGGTGCGTGCTGAGCGAGCCGGACTTCGGGGGCGCGGTGCTCGACCGGGTCGAGTTCGTGGACTGCGTGCTGACCGGGGCGGACTTCTCGGGGGCGCGGCTGAAGGACGTGGACCTGCGGGGCGTGCAGCGGCTGGAGATCGCGCGGGGGGTGGAGTCGCTGGGGGGTGCGGTGATCTCGACGGCGCAGCTCCTCGACCTGGCGCCGGTGCTCGCGGCCAGGCTGGGGGTGCGGGTGGAGGAGTGA
- a CDS encoding FAD-dependent monooxygenase, translating to MKLAIVGGGPAGLYLSILLKRQDPSHDITVYERNPEGSTYGWGVTYWAGLLDKLRAGDPESATAVAEASVTWTDGVAIVRDERTVHRGDAGFGIGRRRMLALLADRAEELGVRVAFEHDVTGRDAPELADADLVVAADGVNSVLREAHADRFGSEVTAGRNQYIWLGTTKVFDSFSFAFKETEHGWIWCYAYGFSGERSTCVVECSPETWTGLGLDTSSETDSLRLLEKLFHDLLDGHELIGRAQADGAAQWLTFRTLTTRVWHHGNLVLLGDAAHTTHYSIGAGTTLALEDALALADALRAPEALRTPAGLDAALTSYGKRRRAELVSAQSSARYSAQWYENLPRYMRLEPATMFALLGQRHSPLLPHIPPQLYYRIDRAAEQLEPLRRLKRWLGPRVARAVHGRR from the coding sequence GTGAAGCTCGCGATCGTCGGCGGCGGCCCCGCCGGCCTCTACCTCTCGATCCTGCTGAAGCGGCAGGACCCGTCCCATGACATCACCGTGTACGAGCGGAACCCCGAGGGCTCCACGTACGGCTGGGGCGTCACCTACTGGGCCGGGCTCCTCGACAAGCTGCGCGCCGGCGACCCCGAGTCCGCCACGGCCGTCGCCGAGGCCTCCGTCACCTGGACCGACGGCGTCGCGATCGTCCGCGACGAGCGGACCGTCCATCGCGGCGACGCCGGCTTCGGCATCGGGCGGCGGCGGATGCTCGCGCTCCTCGCCGACCGGGCCGAGGAGCTCGGCGTACGGGTCGCGTTCGAGCACGACGTGACCGGCCGGGACGCGCCCGAACTCGCCGACGCGGACCTGGTCGTGGCCGCCGACGGCGTCAACAGCGTGCTGCGCGAGGCCCACGCGGACCGCTTCGGCAGCGAGGTCACCGCCGGCCGCAACCAGTACATCTGGCTCGGCACCACCAAGGTCTTCGACTCCTTCAGCTTCGCCTTCAAGGAGACCGAGCACGGCTGGATCTGGTGCTACGCCTACGGGTTCAGCGGCGAGCGCTCCACCTGTGTCGTCGAGTGCTCCCCGGAGACCTGGACCGGCCTCGGCCTCGACACGAGCAGTGAGACCGACAGCCTCCGCCTCCTGGAGAAGCTCTTCCACGACCTCCTCGACGGCCACGAGCTGATCGGACGCGCGCAGGCCGACGGCGCCGCCCAGTGGCTCACCTTCCGCACGCTCACCACCCGGGTCTGGCACCACGGCAACCTCGTCCTCCTCGGCGACGCCGCCCACACCACGCACTACTCGATCGGCGCGGGCACCACCCTGGCCCTGGAGGACGCGCTCGCCCTCGCGGACGCCCTGCGCGCCCCCGAGGCGCTCCGCACGCCCGCCGGCCTCGACGCCGCCCTCACCTCGTACGGCAAGCGCCGCCGCGCCGAACTCGTCTCGGCCCAGAGCTCGGCCCGCTACAGCGCCCAGTGGTACGAGAACCTCCCCCGCTACATGCGCCTGGAGCCGGCCACGATGTTCGCGCTCCTCGGCCAGCGCCACTCGCCGCTGCTCCCGCACATCCCGCCGCAGCTCTACTACCGGATCGACCGGGCCGCCGAACAGCTGGAACCACTGCGCCGTCTCAAGCGCTGGCTGGGCCCCCGCGTCGCCCGAGCGGTCCACGGCCGCCGCTGA
- a CDS encoding response regulator transcription factor has translation MSVRILLCDDHVVVRAGLLALLGSTPDIEVVGEAGNGEEAVAMAAKLKPDVVLMDLQLGPGIDGVEATRRIAPTGVHVLVLTTYDTDADITRAIEAGATGYLLKAERPEELFAAIHSAAQGRTALSPPVASRVMDRMRGAAGPSLTDRERDILGQLGRGLGNREIARALFISEATVKTHLGRIYAKLGVDTRAGAVAVAKERRLLT, from the coding sequence ATGTCCGTACGGATCCTCCTCTGCGACGACCACGTCGTCGTCCGCGCCGGGCTGCTCGCCCTGCTCGGCAGCACCCCCGACATCGAGGTCGTCGGCGAGGCCGGCAACGGCGAGGAGGCCGTCGCCATGGCCGCCAAGCTGAAGCCCGACGTCGTCCTCATGGACCTCCAGCTCGGCCCGGGCATCGACGGCGTGGAGGCGACCCGCCGGATCGCGCCCACCGGTGTCCACGTCCTCGTCCTCACCACGTACGACACGGACGCCGACATCACCCGGGCCATCGAGGCGGGCGCGACCGGCTACCTGCTGAAGGCCGAGCGGCCCGAGGAGCTGTTCGCCGCGATCCACTCCGCCGCGCAGGGCCGCACCGCCCTCTCCCCGCCGGTCGCGAGCCGGGTCATGGACCGGATGCGGGGCGCGGCCGGGCCGAGCCTCACCGACCGCGAGCGGGACATCCTCGGCCAGCTCGGACGCGGCCTCGGCAACCGGGAGATCGCACGCGCCCTGTTCATCAGCGAGGCGACGGTGAAGACGCACCTGGGCCGGATCTACGCGAAGCTCGGCGTCGACACGCGCGCGGGCGCCGTGGCGGTCGCGAAGGAACGCCGCCTGCTGACGTAG
- a CDS encoding sensor histidine kinase has protein sequence MEGRQVTQPPTEPDPDAPWLARVMHIAFFLLLGASLARFLLRHPWEDRSPWIVALSGALASLYLLGPVLGTRAAPRRIAWLGTVVAVWIVLVVLAPSFAWCAVPLFYTGLRTLPPRAALGLVVLLTAFVVFAQVQLAHGGWDPNLIVAPPAVAAIATGVFVYSDRQAARQRALIDDLIRTRRELAAIERREGTLAERQRLSMEIHDTLAQGLSSQQMLLQAADRTWDSDSTTARRHVRTAESIAERNLAEARRFVHDLAPADLAEGGGLEEALRGLAAREAAEFRVDGTAVPLPDRTQSALLRIAQGALANIREHAGADSAALTLTYLDDQVVLDIADDGHGFDPALARDPGERGDRGHGLPAMRVRAQQLGGTLTVESAPGEGTVLSAAIPLIPVTPLPLES, from the coding sequence CGCCTTCTTCCTCCTCCTCGGCGCCTCCCTCGCACGCTTCCTGCTGCGTCACCCCTGGGAGGACCGCAGCCCCTGGATCGTCGCCCTCTCCGGCGCACTCGCCTCCCTCTACCTCCTCGGCCCCGTCCTCGGCACCCGCGCCGCCCCGCGCCGGATCGCCTGGCTGGGCACGGTCGTCGCCGTCTGGATCGTCCTCGTCGTCCTCGCGCCCAGCTTCGCCTGGTGCGCGGTGCCGCTCTTCTACACGGGCCTGCGCACGCTCCCGCCGCGCGCCGCGCTCGGCCTGGTCGTCCTGCTCACCGCTTTCGTGGTCTTCGCGCAGGTGCAGCTCGCGCACGGCGGCTGGGACCCCAACCTGATCGTCGCGCCGCCGGCCGTCGCCGCCATCGCCACCGGGGTGTTCGTGTACTCCGACCGGCAGGCCGCGCGGCAGCGGGCGCTCATCGACGACCTGATCCGCACCCGCCGTGAACTGGCCGCCATCGAGCGCCGCGAGGGCACGCTCGCCGAGCGCCAGCGGCTCTCCATGGAGATCCACGACACCCTCGCGCAGGGCCTGTCCAGCCAGCAGATGCTGCTGCAGGCGGCGGACCGCACCTGGGACAGCGACTCGACGACCGCCCGGCGCCACGTCCGTACCGCCGAGTCCATCGCCGAGCGCAACCTCGCCGAGGCCCGCCGCTTCGTCCACGACCTCGCCCCCGCCGACCTCGCCGAGGGCGGCGGCCTCGAAGAGGCGCTGCGCGGCCTGGCGGCCCGCGAGGCGGCGGAGTTCCGGGTGGACGGGACCGCGGTGCCGCTGCCCGACCGGACGCAGTCGGCGCTCCTGCGGATCGCGCAGGGCGCCCTCGCCAACATCCGCGAGCACGCGGGCGCCGACTCCGCCGCCCTGACCCTCACCTACCTCGACGACCAGGTCGTCCTGGACATCGCCGACGACGGCCACGGCTTCGACCCGGCGCTCGCGCGCGACCCGGGCGAACGCGGCGACCGGGGCCACGGGCTTCCCGCGATGCGGGTGCGGGCCCAGCAGCTCGGTGGCACCCTGACGGTCGAGTCCGCCCCGGGCGAGGGCACGGTGCTCTCCGCCGCGATCCCCCTGATCCCTGTGACCCCCCTGCCCCTGGAGTCGTGA